TGATTAACATGGTAGTGTCCTAAAATTCTTTCCCCATTAGATCTTTTTGATGTTTTGACCACAACAAAAGTCAATACGTAGACTGAAATGCATGAATAGAAAGGTACATTTTGACTTGTATcgttttctttacttttgtctgttattattattaccTTTTGCACCTCTTTTGACTTGCAGGTATGACTCGAGGAATTCTGCCTTGGAGTGGTCCATTCTTCTTATTGATAACTCAAACAGAAGGTTTGTTGTAAACCTTGGACTATTTCGTCTTCAGAACTTGCAGtgctacattttcttttttaaatactATTGCTTACAAATTTATTGTATTTCACTATTGAATAATCCTTGGCAGTGGATCCATGGAGTTTGTTGTTCCTCCAACAGATTCATCTATATTCTTCCCCATTTCTGTGCGGTTCTCAGCCACTAACACATTCAGTGATCTAAAGGTTTGCTCTTCTTCCTTCGTATTTGACATTGTGAGATAACTTTTGCTTTCTACTTCATTTGCCTTTGTTTAAATTCCTCTTGCAGGTTGTAAATGTGATACCTCTCAAGGGTGGAGCCCCTCCGAAGCATGCCCAGAGAACACAGTTAATCACAGAGAATTACCAAGTTGTCTGAGCGGTGTTTGTTTAAAATGCTAGtggatttaaattttgaagTCTGCCTTTCATGTTGTTACCTTTTCTACTCTTTTGAAGAAGTTAGATCGATGGACTTGTTATATCCACATGTATGAATGGACCTTATATACCTTTTATCTTTTAGGAGATTCTTTTTTGCAATAACTGTATTTACTTGCCCCTCACTTGGCAACCCATATTTCTATCAGTCTGGTGGATTCTAGCAATCACCATCTCTGTACAACTTGGATTTTACTTTGTGATTTTTCCCATGTTGGGCTGTTCTAAAGCCCCGCCTATAAGAGAGAttcattttgtttatttaagtaTATacataagagagagagagagatttaatgTTGCTCCCCAAAATCTCCCAATTTGAAATCCAATATTCTTCCCGTTACAAGTGCGTTCATTTTGTTGTTGGAGACTTGGCCAGAAAGTAAGCGTGTTTTCAATGCGTCTTTCagtattattatatttttcttaaagcTATCTGCACAATTTAATGGTTCTTATGCAGTATAAGAAAGTAGTATAGTAGGACTAATAATTTTTGACATGGCCAGTAAGTTTGACATGAATTTATCATAAAACTGGCATGTCAGGATTTAGTAAGATAGAATTAGGATAAAATTGGGTCGATTTGATTAACAAGTGAGCCAATTTTGGGTCAACTTGTTTAGCCAATTTTGGGTCAACTTGTTTAACCCACGGGTGACTCGGATAACTcgtataaattaaaacatctttatttttatttgattttgaaacATCTACTCTTCCCTCGCCTTGATCCTCCAAGTTTGGATCCTCCTCCCTCGTAAggctttttctcttctttcttgttgatTTGTCGCACCACAAGAACTTTAGATATTTCATTtgcttaattttatttacaTGCCTATCCCTGAACGCCTTCGAGGCTTCGTGTTTAGTAATGAAGAACTGAAGCACATAAAATAGACATATCACAAAATGGTATAGCTCTTGGTTGAATTTTATTGGTAGAAAACTATGGTgtataacaacatttattgtGAAAATTAAATTGCGTATTTCTAATAGAGCACAATCCTTGGACATGAAGATGTTTGTATGACTTCCATGTAGATGTAAAATCTCGATGGTTAGAACAACTGCTCACTAGTTGAAGATTTAAAAACAAATGTTTGTATGAACATGCAGTTATTTTGTAAAGTTATAAACAATTTCTATTCTATAGTATGGGTAAATGATGGTTCGATCATCCCTAATTGTAAAGATATAATTTAGGTAGTGTAATTCATTTTCATGCTCAACAATTAGAAATTATCGtgccaataattttttataaattggcaTTTTCATCCTCAATAATTGagaattttgtttattaaataggTTATGCGGATCGTATCATGTTACACATTTATTTAAATGAGTTTGTTTCAGGGTTGAGAGGTctgatctgtttaattaaactTGTGGGGTTCAGGTTGACCcatatagtcttataccaaAGACTCGACACACCCCAAATTCGACACTTTAACATGAATTGCAGACTTGCAACCCTTCCTAGTAATATTTGTATTTTAGCATTATAAGGGGATGGATGTTTTAAGCGCGTTTGGTTTTGAACACCATTTTCAATAGTCTTATATCGAATTCAACAAGTTAACATGAATTGCAAAATTGCAACACTCCAcatcatttcaaatttaaactcacataattataaatttgaaaCCCACCTTTTTTGCACATCTCAAGGCAAAGAAAAGTAATTATTTCATTGAAGTATGTATCATttgtaaattttaatatattatggAACGAAggaaatttctttttcaaaactagTAAAAAACATACTGTTCCTCCATAGTTGAATAAAAACGATCTTTGTTGAAAATAAAGTAAGTTCAAAGATATTCATGCAGTTATTGGCTGAATTTACTGTTGGGGGGGTCAATCAAGCTTTGGGTTAGATGTATCCTTTGAAAGCACCAGGGCTAGATGGGCTTGCTGTTTGTTTTTACCAACAAAATTGGGCGACGGTTAGAGGGGAGGTATGCACTGCTGTACTTAGTTTTCTAAACTCAGAACAATTGGATGAGCACATAAATGCCAAAAATATAGCTCTTATTCCCAAAATTAAAAATCCCTCGTGTGACTGAATTCGAGCCTATATGTCTTTGCAGTGTATTGTATAAAATCATTTCCAAAGTGCTGGCTAACAGATTAAAAGAGGTACTCCCCATAATCAGAGTTCTTTTATCCTTGTTAGATTGATCTCTGATAATATTTTGGCAGCATAGGAGACTTTACATTTCATGCATTCCAAAATGTAGGGTAAGGTGGGATACATGGGCCTTAAGCTAGGTATAAGCAAAGCATATGATAgggtaaaataatttttttttggaggttgTTATGAGGCGATGGGTGTTTTCCACCAGATGGATACAACTTATTATGAAATGTACCCGTATGGTCTCTTATGCTATTGTGTTGAGTGAGCAGCCTGTGGGTAGAATTATACCTACTCGAGCGATACGACAAGGGGACCCATTATCCCCTTACCTCTTTCTTATTTGTGCGGAGGCGCTCAACTCTCTTCACCATCGTGCAGAGAGTTCAGGTTGCATTACAAGAGTACCAACTTCATAAAAAGGTCCTCGACTtagctatttattttttgatgatgAGAGTTTGTTATTTTGTAAGGCAAATTCTGTGAAGTGGCGAAGACTGATGAGGCTGCTGGAGAAATATGAGAATGCATATGGTCAAAAGCTCAACAAAGAGAAAACTTTCATCTTCTCAGCATGAATACAAGCTCAGAAAGGAGATAGGAGATAATTCAACTATCGGGTTTCCAAGCCACGCACCGGTATGACAAATACCTTGGGCTTCCAACGCTCGTGGGGAAATCCAGATCAAAGGCTTTTTAAAAGTATCAAAGATAAAGTGTAGAACTACTTACACAATTGGAAGATCAAGTTCCTCTCACAAGTAGGGAAGGAGGTCCTACTGAAAGCCATGATTCAAGCCATCCCAGCAACATTTAGTATGAGTATTTTTCAACTTCCAATCGCCCTATTCAAGGAAATTAATGGGATGATGCAGAAGTTCTGGTGGGGGCATGAGGAGAACAAAGCCAAGATACACTGGATGAGTTGGGAACGAATGTGTTTTTCGAAAGCTAAAGAGGGCTTGGGTTTTAGAGACTTGGTGTGTTTCAACAAAGCCATATGGGACAAACAATGCTGGAGGCTATTGCAAAATCATAACTCTTTGGCAGCGAACATTATCCAATCAAAGAACTATCAACAATCCACTATCTTGGAGGCAAATATGGGGAAACGACCATACTATGCATCACAGAGTTTGCTGTCGGCTTGTGATGTACCAAAAAATGGGCTTGTATGGAGAGTGGGTGATGGTAGAGACATATAGGTTTGGGGTGATAGATGACTTCCGAACccaatatctttttcttttcaatctcCAAGGAAGACTTTAGCAGAGGACGCAAGGGTGAGCTCATTGATCAAGACACAAAGTGGTGGAATTCCAATTTAATCACAGAGGTTTTTCGTGAAGAGGATGCACGTGTTATATGCCAAATTCCTCTAAGCCCAACACAACAAAAGGACTTATTAATTTTGAGGTGTATGTCGAATGAGGATTTTTTAGTTAGGAGCGTGTATCATATGGAAAAGGAATTGCAGTCCTTGCAACGTAGTGGGGGATTCAGGCAACGCGATGGGGATACAGTTTGGAAGGCAATTTGGAATTTCAAAATTCTAAATGCGGTTAAAATGTTCATGTGGAGAGCGTGCAACAACCTTCTACCtatgaaaatgaatttattaCCACGAGGCCTAGTTCATGATGTACAATGTGCTATTTTTGGGAGGGATGAAGAAATGGTAAAACATATTCTATGGAGTTGTCCCTCCACACAAGATATTTGGGGATGTGAcccaaaaaaactacaaaaaggTTTTGGCGATGGACTTACATTTTCTCAAGTGGTCGAGGAGGTGTTGAGACGCTGTGAGTTGGTTGACGTTGAGCTCATGGCAATGGTGGCTCGAAAAATATGGTTTAGAAGGAACGATGTTGTGCATGGTTGCAATTTCACTCATCCTTACCAAGTTTTTCGAGAAGTAAGCAACTCTCTTGATGAATTTATAAGGGTTAACAAACAAGAGCCAGATGCATGGAGTCCTATCCAAGAAGTATCACCAACACTCTTGGAAAAAGCCCCCCATAGGTATGGTTAAATTTAATTGGGATGTAGCTATGGATAAGGGCCATGGGAGTATAGGGATTAGCGTTGTAGTACAGGATCATGAGGGAATAGTCTTGGGAGCACATAGTACTACAAGAAATATATTGGTAGAACCAGCTGTGGCTAAAGCTTTGGCTGCTTATATATGTTGTGGATTCTAGCAAGGAGATGAACTTTTATGATATAATTTTGGAGGGAGATGCCTTACAAATTGTAAATGCGGTCAAagatgagagaaaaagaatggaGCGAAATTGGTCATATAGTAAATGGAATCAAAGAAGGAATACGTCAACTAAGATCTTGGAAAATTGAACATGTAAAGAGGGACACGAATCAACCGCTCATGTTTTAGCTAGTGAGCCTATTAAGTGTGTCATAGATAGAGTTTAGGTTGAAGAAACTCAAAATTGTATCTATGGTATTATAACCAGGGAGCAATTTTCCCATGTTTTATTGTTGTTTATCAATAAAGAATgcaatttgtttaaaaaatattttaaacggTCTTTACTACAAATCATCATTCTCTGTGGAAGTTCATCAGTTATGTCTCAACATTCTTT
The sequence above is drawn from the Alnus glutinosa chromosome 11, dhAlnGlut1.1, whole genome shotgun sequence genome and encodes:
- the LOC133881092 gene encoding uncharacterized protein LOC133881092 — translated: MTSEPNIFFFSISKEDFSRGRKGELIDQDTKWWNSNLITEVFREEDARVICQIPLSPTQQKDLLILRCMSNEDFLVRSVYHMEKELQSLQRSGGFRQRDGDTVWKAIWNFKILNAVKMFMWRACNNLLPMKMNLLPRGLVHDVQCAIFGRDEEMVKHILWSCPSTQDIWGCDPKKLQKGFGDGLTFSQVVEEVLRRCELVDVELMAMVARKIWFRRNDVVHGCNFTHPYQVFREVSNSLDEFIRVNKQEPDAWSPIQEVSPTLLEKAPHRYG